A section of the Alligator mississippiensis isolate rAllMis1 chromosome 8, rAllMis1, whole genome shotgun sequence genome encodes:
- the LOC109282769 gene encoding olfactory receptor 10T2-like isoform X1 has product MQGQPQASQKSNNYTSVTEFILVGFSLPPQVRYILFTIFFLIYMMTLTANMLIMLAIRMDSTLHTPMYFFLLILSLSETCYTFVIIPNMLATLLATGRAISLGGCALQMYFFLSLAATNCCLLAVMGYDRYVAICHPLRYPVLMNPRVCVQLVAACFFGGFLFPILMVSLIFHVSYCGPNRINHFFCDTSPVLQLACTDSKVPESIVYLAGVIFIIMDLLLILISYIFILTAILKIPSAQGRHKAFSTCAAHLTVVIVHYGCAGIIYLRPKSARSLEEDKLITVSYTVFTPLLNPMVYSLRNKEVRLALQRTLARIFCPQEA; this is encoded by the exons ATGcag GGCCAGCCTCAGGCCAGCCAGAAGAGTAACAATTACACCTCAGTGACTGAATTCATCTTGGTTGGATTCTCTCTGCCTCCACAGGTACGTTACATCCTGTTCACAATTTTTTTCCTCATCTACATGATGACTTTGACTGCCAATATGCTCATCATGTTGGCTATCCGAATGGACAGCACcctgcacacccccatgtacttcttcctgctCATCCTCTCACTCTCCGAGACCTGCTATACCTTTGTTATCATTCCCAACATGCTGGCCACTTTACTGGCCACGGGCAGAGCCATATCCCTGGGTGGCTGTGCCCTGCAGATGTACTTCTTCTTGTCCTTGGCAGCAACCAACTGTTGCCTGCTGGCAGTGATGGGGTATGATCGTTATGTGGCCATCTGTCACCCACTGCGCTACCCAGTGCTGATGAACCCACGTGTCTGTGTccagctggtggctgcctgtTTCTTTGGCGGCTTTCTGTTTCCAATTTTAATGGTTTCCCTCATATTCCATGTGTCATACTGTGGTCCCAATAGGAtcaaccatttcttctgtgacacCTCCCCAGTGCTCCAGCTAGCCTGCACTGACAGCAAGGTCCCAGAAAGCATTGTGTATCTTGCTGGCGTCATCTTCATCATCATGGACCTGCTACTGATCCTGATCTCCTACATTTTTATTCTCACTGCCATCCTCAAGATCCCCTCAGCTCAGGGTCGGCACAAGGCCTTCTCCACCTGCGCCGCACACCTCACCGTAGTAATTGTACACTATGGCTGTGCTGGCATCATCTACCTGAGACCCAAATCTGCCCGCTCACTTGAGGAGGACAAGCTCATTACTGTGTCCTACACGGTCTTCACCCCATTGCTTAACCCCATGGTGTatagcctgagaaacaaggaggTGAGACTGGCGCTTCAGAGAACGCTGGCCAGGATATTCTGCCCCCAGGAAGCATAA
- the LOC109282769 gene encoding olfactory receptor 10R2-like isoform X2, translating to MMTLTANMLIMLAIRMDSTLHTPMYFFLLILSLSETCYTFVIIPNMLATLLATGRAISLGGCALQMYFFLSLAATNCCLLAVMGYDRYVAICHPLRYPVLMNPRVCVQLVAACFFGGFLFPILMVSLIFHVSYCGPNRINHFFCDTSPVLQLACTDSKVPESIVYLAGVIFIIMDLLLILISYIFILTAILKIPSAQGRHKAFSTCAAHLTVVIVHYGCAGIIYLRPKSARSLEEDKLITVSYTVFTPLLNPMVYSLRNKEVRLALQRTLARIFCPQEA from the coding sequence ATGATGACTTTGACTGCCAATATGCTCATCATGTTGGCTATCCGAATGGACAGCACcctgcacacccccatgtacttcttcctgctCATCCTCTCACTCTCCGAGACCTGCTATACCTTTGTTATCATTCCCAACATGCTGGCCACTTTACTGGCCACGGGCAGAGCCATATCCCTGGGTGGCTGTGCCCTGCAGATGTACTTCTTCTTGTCCTTGGCAGCAACCAACTGTTGCCTGCTGGCAGTGATGGGGTATGATCGTTATGTGGCCATCTGTCACCCACTGCGCTACCCAGTGCTGATGAACCCACGTGTCTGTGTccagctggtggctgcctgtTTCTTTGGCGGCTTTCTGTTTCCAATTTTAATGGTTTCCCTCATATTCCATGTGTCATACTGTGGTCCCAATAGGAtcaaccatttcttctgtgacacCTCCCCAGTGCTCCAGCTAGCCTGCACTGACAGCAAGGTCCCAGAAAGCATTGTGTATCTTGCTGGCGTCATCTTCATCATCATGGACCTGCTACTGATCCTGATCTCCTACATTTTTATTCTCACTGCCATCCTCAAGATCCCCTCAGCTCAGGGTCGGCACAAGGCCTTCTCCACCTGCGCCGCACACCTCACCGTAGTAATTGTACACTATGGCTGTGCTGGCATCATCTACCTGAGACCCAAATCTGCCCGCTCACTTGAGGAGGACAAGCTCATTACTGTGTCCTACACGGTCTTCACCCCATTGCTTAACCCCATGGTGTatagcctgagaaacaaggaggTGAGACTGGCGCTTCAGAGAACGCTGGCCAGGATATTCTGCCCCCAGGAAGCATAA
- the LOC102570505 gene encoding olfactory receptor 10R2 — MDRVNQTPVREFILLGFSKFPEWQHLLFIVFLLLYLLILLGNAVIITLICRDRSLHTPMYFFLGVLSCSETCYTFVIIPKMLLNLMALSTTISLVGCATQMYFFLGFAVTNCLLLAVMGYDRYVAVCDPLHYTVIMNGRICLLLVAACCTGGFFVSLVGTCLVFVLPFCASRHVHHFFCDVSPVLKLACTDTHSHEIVIFGLGVLVLVIPLLSICASYACILVTVLHIPSATGRRKAFSTCIAHLTVVTVHYGCASFIYLRPTSSYASDSDTLVTVTYTIITPLLNPLVYSLRNKEVKATLWKAIGRRTFSHKS; from the exons ATGGACAGAGT gaaccAAACCCCAGTCAGAGAGTTCATCCTGCTGGGCTTCTCCAAGTTCCCTGAGTGGCAGCACCTCCTCTTCATCGTCTTCCTGCTCCTGTACCTGCTGATCCTCTTGGGGAATGCTGTCATCATCACCCTGATTTGCCGTGACCGCTCCCTgcacactcccatgtacttcttccttgGTGTCCTGTCCTGTTCTGAGACCTGCTACACATTTGTCATCATCCCCAAAATGCTTCTGAACTTGATGGCACTCAGCACCACCATCTCCCTGGTGGGATGTGCCACGCAAATGTATTTCTTCCTGGGCTTTGCAGTGACTAACTGTCTGCTCTTGGCAGTGATGGGTTACGACCGCTACGTGGCTGTCTGTGACCCCCTGCACTACACAGTCATCATGAATGGGAGGATTTGCCTcctgctggtggctgcctgctgcactggTGGCTTTTTCGTGTCCCTGGTTGGCACCTGCCTGGTTTTCGTGCTCCCCTTCTGTGCCTCCAGACATGTGCATCACTTCTTCTGTGATGTCTCCCCTGTGCTGAAGCTGGCCTGCACAGACACCCATTCCCATGAGATAGTGATCTTtgggctgggtgtgctggtgctTGTCATCCCACTGCTCTCCATCTGTGCCTCATATGCCTGCATCCTCGTGACTGTCCTGCACATCCCATCAGCCACAGGGCGGCGCaaggccttctccacctgcattgcCCACCTCACCGTGGTCACAGTGCACTATGGCTGCGCCTCCTTCATCTATCTGCGGCCCACATCCAGCTATGCATCGGATAGTGACACCCTGGTCACGGTGACCTACACCATCATCACCCCGCTGCTGAACCCCCTGGtgtacagcctgaggaacaaggaggtgaaAGCAACCCTCTGGAAAGCAATTGGCAGGAGAACATTCTCACACAAAAGCTAG
- the LOC102570737 gene encoding olfactory receptor 10K1: MSPQHLPARSPALTSSPLSIPASKTKRIEEKKSWTPSPKHQLQPSLRRGNDTSVTEFFLVGFSLPLQLRYVLFTVLLLIYIITLMANMLILMAIGLDSALHTPMYFFLFTFSLSETCYTFVVIPNMLAMLLSKGKLISLPGCALQMFFFGTLASTNCFLLAVMGYDRYVAICHPLHYPVLMSPCACAGLVVACFLSGVLFSIVIVYLIFHLSYCGPNTINHFFCDTSPVLQLACTDSSLPEGVVFLAGILFLVMALLLILISYILILTAIFKISSAKGRHKAFSTCVAHLTVVVVHYSCAAIEYLRPKSIHSPEQDKLIAISYTLFTPLLNPMVYSLRNKDVRWALQRTMAKIFFPQRL; encoded by the exons ATGTCCCCTCAGCACCTtccagccaggagcccagcacTGACCTCCAgtcccctcagcatcccagcatctAAAACCAAGAGGATAGAGGAGAAGAAGTCCTGGACTCCAAGTCCAAAG caccagctccagcccagcctgagAAGGGGCAATGACACCTCGGTGACTGAATTCTTCCTGGTTGGATTCTctctgcccctacagctgcgctATGTCCTGTTTACTGTCCTTCTCCTCATCTACATCATCACACTGATGGCCAACATGCTCATCTTGATGGCCATTGGGCTAgacagtgccctgcacacccccatgtacttcttcctgttcaccttctctctctctgagaccTGCTACACCTTTGTCGTCATCCCCAATATGCTGGCCATGTTGCTGTCCAAGGGCAAACTCATCTCCTTGCCTGGCTGTGCCCTGCAGATGTTCTTCTTTGGGACCCTTGCCAGTACCAACTGCTTCCTGCTGGCAGTGATGGGCTATGATCGCTATGTGGCCATTTGCCACCCCCTGCACTACCCAGTGCTGATGAGCCCATGTGCCTGTGCCGGACTGGTGGTTGCCTGTTTCCTCAGTGGTGTCCTGTTTTCCATTGTAATAGTTTACCTCATATTCCACCTGTCATACTGTGGCCCCAACACAAtcaaccatttcttctgtgacacCTCCCCGGTGCTCCAGCTGGCCTGCACTGACAGCAGCCTCCCAGAAGGTGTTGTGTTCCTTGCTGGCATACTGTTCCTTGTCATGGCACTACTACTGATCCTGATCTCCTACATCCTCATCCTTACTGCCATCTTCAAGATCTCCTCGGCCAAGGGCCGGCACAAGGCCTTCTCTACCTGTGTTGCCCACTTGACTGTAGTCGTTGTGCATTACAGCTGTGCTGCCATAGAATACCTAAGGCCCAAATCCATCCACTCACCAGAGCAGGACAAGCTCATTGCCATATCCTACACACTCTTCACTCCCCTGCTCAACCCCATGGtgtacagcctgagaaacaaggacgTGAGATGGGCCCTTCAAAGAACAATGGCCAAGATATTCTTCCCCCAGAGGTTATAA